The Bacteroidales bacterium genome contains a region encoding:
- a CDS encoding endonuclease/exonuclease/phosphatase family protein, whose product MTRAGLSVCSIAIAAWLSMAFSGAAQTISGIKIVFYNTENLFDPSDDPKANDNDFTPAGAMHWTYKRFTAKENNLGKVLIAIGEWNPPDIIGLCEIENDYVLDHLVAKTSLSKFGYSWLHRDSPDKRGIDVALLYNPSTVKVLECRYFRIDTNIVVSREILYACLLAQSDTFHVFVNHWPSRSAGQLETDKSRFAAASLLRQKADSLFNHDTASNIVIMGDFNDEPTDESLVRVLNAGTPEHPVTKGLYNLSRIPEKGPVKGTLKFQGTWNIFDQIMVSGNLLLSGRITSNSYHIFDGSFLLEPDETYTGMKPYRTYSGFRYHGGFSDHLPVYVVISDW is encoded by the coding sequence ATGACACGTGCCGGGCTGTCAGTGTGTAGTATAGCCATTGCAGCATGGCTCTCAATGGCTTTCAGCGGAGCAGCACAAACAATTTCCGGAATAAAAATAGTGTTTTACAACACTGAGAACCTGTTTGATCCTTCAGATGATCCCAAAGCAAATGATAACGATTTTACGCCGGCAGGTGCCATGCACTGGACTTACAAGCGCTTTACAGCTAAGGAAAACAACCTGGGCAAGGTTCTCATAGCCATTGGAGAATGGAATCCCCCGGATATCATTGGTTTATGTGAAATTGAAAATGACTATGTACTGGATCACCTGGTAGCCAAAACATCGCTTTCAAAGTTCGGCTATTCCTGGCTTCACCGGGATTCACCCGATAAAAGGGGAATCGATGTGGCACTCCTTTATAATCCTTCCACTGTTAAAGTTCTTGAATGCCGCTATTTCAGGATCGATACAAACATTGTGGTAAGCCGTGAAATTTTATATGCATGTCTCCTTGCGCAATCTGATACCTTTCATGTGTTTGTCAATCACTGGCCGTCGCGTTCAGCCGGTCAGCTGGAAACCGATAAAAGCCGGTTTGCCGCCGCATCACTGCTGAGACAGAAAGCAGATTCGCTTTTTAATCATGATACGGCGTCAAACATTGTTATTATGGGTGATTTCAATGATGAGCCAACGGATGAGAGTTTGGTAAGGGTACTGAATGCCGGAACTCCTGAACATCCGGTCACGAAAGGATTATATAATTTAAGCCGGATTCCTGAAAAAGGGCCGGTGAAAGGCACGCTTAAATTCCAGGGAACCTGGAACATTTTCGATCAGATCATGGTTTCCGGTAACCTGCTGCTTTCAGGTCGGATCACGTCAAACAGCTATCACATTTTCGACGGATCTTTTCTTCTTGAGCCCGACGAAACCTACACAGGCATGAAACCCTACCGTACCTATTCCGGTTTCCGCTATCACGGCGGATTTTCGGATCATTTGCCAGTGTATGTAGTGATTAGTGACTGGTAA
- a CDS encoding GNAT family N-acetyltransferase encodes MDITQAKSTDLIEILYLLKTCIQDMNAKGQKHWNNCVPSVDDIQIDLDKGFIYLIKDKGVCKGMITLNEQEPEDYKKLSFNSSGKKPLFLQNIAVHPRWQGMGIATQLVNFAQQIAREKGYDCLRLDVFKPSDKARQLCEKQLFKEVASFHPAFQQTPFVCYEKQI; translated from the coding sequence ATGGATATCACGCAGGCTAAATCAACCGACCTAATTGAGATTCTGTATTTGTTAAAAACCTGCATTCAGGATATGAATGCAAAAGGCCAGAAACACTGGAACAATTGTGTTCCGTCTGTGGATGACATTCAGATCGATCTTGATAAAGGTTTTATTTATCTGATAAAGGACAAAGGGGTGTGTAAGGGAATGATCACCCTGAATGAGCAGGAGCCTGAAGACTATAAAAAGCTTTCCTTCAATTCATCCGGAAAAAAACCTCTCTTTTTACAAAATATTGCAGTGCATCCGAGGTGGCAGGGCATGGGAATTGCTACTCAATTGGTTAATTTTGCACAACAAATTGCCAGGGAAAAAGGATATGACTGCCTCCGCCTTGATGTATTCAAGCCAAGCGACAAAGCCAGACAGCTTTGTGAGAAACAGCTTTTCAAAGAAGTTGCTTCCTTTCACCCTGCTTTCCAGCAGACACCTTTTGTCTGTTATGAGAAACAAATTTAA
- a CDS encoding methyltransferase domain-containing protein: MKNNGSNGLRSKKNGQLPNGSFGPVENLEHYLQPDWWRRIFNSMYLKTDADVVEDMQITNREVDLFTDILGLDKNMVILDLACGQGRHSLELARRGFNNVNGLDRSHFLIRKAKNINSAENLTANFREGDARKLPYPNDTFDVVMMLGNSFGYFESTEDDIKILKEVLRVLKPNGKFLIDVADGNYLRDNYNPRSWEWIDSKHFVCRERSLASDNQRLISREVITNINKGVVLDQFYAERLYNKDVLFNMFQRTGYINVTFHGNLDTDSKRNQDLGMMERRIIVTSQAAKEWSLVKAKRSELKNVVVILGDPDKPDVVKPTGGFDKNDLATIRQLKIALSSLPEYKFTYLCNHNTLVNDLMKLKPRTDFVMNLCDEGYMNDPKRELHVPAMLELLGVNYTGASPQGLAYCYDKSLVRGISREMGIPVADAVFIKPEDNVFEMNIDFPVIAKPNYGDSSIAITSDNVCYTYESLNDAIVRIREKVGFEKPIIIEEFLPGKEITIGIIGNPPESYTVLPFAEEDYSALPDELPKICGYEAKWLEDTPYFNLLKSIPVNLPEETEKMITEQCLKLFERLNCRDYARFDWRFDNEGVPKLLEVNPNPGWCWDGHMAKMATLRGMEYAEMLRFILQTAEQRFSSNGNGNGNGNGNGNGNGHSNGNNGNGHDILETADRLSWAEEKN; encoded by the coding sequence ATGAAAAACAATGGGAGTAATGGTTTAAGGTCCAAAAAAAATGGTCAGTTACCCAACGGATCATTCGGACCGGTGGAAAACCTTGAGCATTATCTTCAACCCGATTGGTGGAGACGTATTTTTAACTCCATGTATCTGAAAACAGATGCTGACGTGGTTGAGGACATGCAAATTACTAACAGGGAAGTTGACCTGTTTACCGACATTCTCGGTCTCGACAAAAACATGGTCATTCTCGATCTGGCCTGTGGTCAGGGCAGACACTCACTTGAACTTGCCCGCAGGGGATTTAATAATGTGAACGGTCTCGATCGTTCTCATTTTCTTATCAGAAAAGCGAAGAACATTAACTCGGCTGAAAACCTCACTGCCAATTTCAGGGAAGGAGATGCCAGGAAATTGCCATATCCCAATGATACTTTTGATGTTGTGATGATGCTCGGAAACAGCTTCGGCTATTTTGAAAGTACTGAAGATGATATTAAAATTCTGAAAGAAGTATTGCGCGTGCTTAAGCCAAACGGAAAATTCCTGATTGACGTGGCTGACGGCAACTACCTGAGAGATAATTACAACCCCCGGAGCTGGGAATGGATCGACTCAAAGCATTTTGTATGTCGCGAACGTTCACTGGCTTCTGATAACCAGCGCCTGATAAGCCGTGAAGTCATCACCAATATCAACAAGGGCGTTGTGCTCGACCAGTTTTATGCTGAAAGACTATATAATAAAGACGTGTTGTTTAACATGTTTCAGCGGACCGGTTATATTAACGTGACATTTCATGGTAACCTGGATACGGATTCGAAAAGAAACCAGGACCTTGGAATGATGGAACGCCGCATCATAGTGACTTCCCAGGCTGCAAAAGAATGGAGCCTGGTGAAAGCTAAGAGATCGGAACTGAAGAATGTAGTTGTCATTCTTGGTGATCCCGATAAACCGGATGTAGTTAAACCTACAGGCGGATTCGATAAAAATGACCTGGCGACGATCAGGCAACTGAAGATTGCGCTGAGCAGCCTTCCTGAGTATAAATTCACTTACCTGTGCAATCATAACACGCTTGTCAATGATCTTATGAAACTCAAGCCCCGCACAGATTTTGTAATGAATCTCTGCGACGAAGGGTATATGAATGATCCCAAAAGGGAGCTTCATGTTCCTGCTATGCTTGAATTGCTGGGAGTGAATTATACAGGCGCCAGCCCGCAGGGACTTGCTTACTGCTATGATAAATCGCTTGTGAGGGGAATTTCACGTGAGATGGGAATTCCTGTTGCTGATGCAGTCTTCATCAAGCCGGAAGACAACGTATTTGAAATGAACATTGATTTTCCGGTTATTGCAAAGCCCAATTACGGCGACAGCAGTATTGCCATTACATCTGACAATGTTTGCTATACTTACGAGAGCCTGAATGACGCCATTGTAAGAATCCGCGAAAAAGTAGGTTTTGAGAAACCTATCATTATCGAGGAATTTCTTCCCGGTAAGGAAATAACAATAGGTATTATAGGAAATCCGCCGGAATCATACACTGTGCTTCCGTTTGCAGAGGAAGATTACTCGGCTTTGCCCGATGAATTGCCTAAAATATGCGGGTATGAAGCAAAATGGCTTGAGGACACCCCGTACTTCAACCTGCTGAAATCAATACCCGTGAATCTGCCCGAGGAAACCGAAAAGATGATCACCGAGCAGTGCCTTAAGTTGTTTGAACGCCTGAATTGCAGGGATTATGCACGGTTCGACTGGAGATTTGATAACGAAGGTGTTCCCAAGCTGCTGGAAGTGAACCCGAATCCGGGATGGTGCTGGGATGGCCACATGGCTAAAATGGCCACACTGAGAGGTATGGAATACGCTGAAATGTTGCGGTTCATACTGCAAACTGCCGAACAACGGTTCAGTTCAAATGGAAATGGTAACGGAAACGGAAATGGTAACGGCAATGGCAATGGCCATTCAAACGGCAACAACGGAAACGGCCACGACATTCTTGAAACGGCCGATAGATTGAGCTGGGCGGAGGAGAAGAATTAA
- a CDS encoding cation transporter, translated as MKNYTMDRVVWLALFTIIYNLAEGIISLILGLNDETLALAGFGVDSFVEVISGLGILQMAVRIRKHPESTRSEFEKRALLITGTAFYLLTAGLVAGAILNFVKGHKPETTVWGVVISVISIAVMYWLYRSKVSCGRSLQAEPVLADANCTLVCIYMSVVLLVSSLIYELTGFGWIDTLGALGLAWFSFSEGREAFEKKEESREM; from the coding sequence ATGAAAAACTATACTATGGACAGGGTTGTATGGCTGGCCCTGTTTACCATTATCTATAACCTGGCCGAAGGTATCATTTCGCTGATTCTTGGTTTGAACGACGAAACGCTTGCCCTGGCTGGTTTTGGAGTCGACAGTTTTGTTGAAGTTATTTCAGGCCTTGGCATATTGCAAATGGCTGTCAGGATCCGTAAACACCCTGAATCAACGCGTTCGGAATTTGAGAAACGGGCATTGCTGATCACCGGAACAGCTTTTTACCTGCTGACTGCAGGTTTGGTGGCCGGTGCCATTCTCAATTTCGTAAAGGGTCACAAACCTGAGACAACTGTTTGGGGTGTTGTTATTTCGGTTATTTCAATTGCGGTGATGTATTGGTTATATCGTTCAAAGGTAAGTTGCGGAAGAAGTCTGCAGGCAGAACCCGTACTCGCTGATGCCAATTGTACGCTGGTTTGCATTTATATGTCGGTTGTTCTCCTGGTTTCAAGCCTGATTTACGAATTAACCGGCTTCGGATGGATCGATACGTTGGGCGCCCTCGGATTGGCATGGTTTTCGTTCAGTGAGGGGAGAGAAGCGTTTGAGAAGAAAGAGGAGAGTAGGGAGATGTGA
- a CDS encoding deoxyhypusine synthase has product MTAKKDLLKNTIEHVDIKSFDATPIIDAMRKMSFSSRDTANAADILLRMIKDKDCTNILTLAGSTSAAGCMQVYVDLVKNNMIDVIVATGASIIDMDFFEAIGFKHYVGRKDIPDNHLRDNYVDRIYDTFIDEEDLQVCDATIKRVADSLEHRPYSSREFIKELGKYLVKNSVKKDSLIQVCYEKNVPIFCPAFSDSSAGFGLVKHQWENPDSHVTIDSVRDFRELTMIKMEAETSGLFMVGGGVPKNFAQDTVVCAEILGKSVPMHKYAVQITVADVRDGACSSSTLQEASSWGKVDTQYEQMVFAEATTVLPLMASYVYHSNAWKERKAREWSKMFEKVFESSR; this is encoded by the coding sequence ATGACAGCAAAAAAGGATTTATTAAAGAATACGATTGAACATGTTGACATCAAATCTTTTGATGCTACTCCCATTATTGATGCCATGAGGAAGATGTCGTTTTCCTCGCGTGATACGGCCAACGCAGCTGATATCCTGCTGAGAATGATAAAGGATAAGGATTGCACAAACATCCTCACCCTTGCCGGCAGTACAAGCGCAGCAGGCTGTATGCAGGTTTATGTTGATCTTGTTAAAAACAATATGATCGATGTGATTGTGGCCACCGGTGCAAGCATCATTGACATGGATTTCTTTGAAGCCATCGGGTTCAAACATTATGTTGGCAGAAAAGACATACCCGATAATCACCTCAGGGATAATTACGTCGACAGGATTTACGATACTTTTATTGATGAAGAGGACCTGCAGGTATGCGATGCCACTATTAAACGGGTTGCCGATTCGCTTGAGCACAGACCGTATTCATCACGTGAGTTCATTAAGGAACTGGGTAAATACCTTGTGAAAAATTCGGTTAAGAAAGACTCACTCATACAGGTTTGTTATGAAAAAAATGTTCCCATTTTCTGCCCTGCTTTTTCTGACAGCAGCGCCGGTTTTGGCCTGGTGAAACACCAGTGGGAAAACCCCGACAGTCATGTTACTATTGATTCAGTGCGTGATTTCCGTGAACTCACCATGATCAAAATGGAAGCGGAGACATCGGGCCTGTTCATGGTTGGCGGCGGAGTACCCAAAAATTTCGCCCAGGATACCGTTGTTTGTGCTGAAATACTCGGCAAATCGGTTCCCATGCATAAGTATGCCGTACAGATCACGGTTGCTGATGTACGCGACGGAGCCTGTTCGTCATCAACGCTTCAGGAAGCTTCTTCATGGGGTAAGGTAGATACACAATACGAACAGATGGTTTTCGCCGAAGCCACAACAGTGCTTCCGCTCATGGCCAGCTATGTTTACCACTCCAATGCATGGAAAGAAAGAAAGGCGAGGGAGTGGAGTAAGATGTTTGAGAAAGTGTTTGAAAGTTCCAGGTAG
- the murB gene encoding UDP-N-acetylmuramate dehydrogenase — translation MGIVNENVSLQTCNTFGIQANARYFTEPSDTGEITEILQSSLIKKNPLLILGGGSNILFTRDFEGVVMRPAIKGIEKIKENDKDVIIRAGAGENWDSFVAYCVQNEWSGIENLSWIPGTVGASPVQNIGAYGAEIMDYIDAVEGYYIQNSKKFRLSGGECHFSYRNSIFKNELKNKVVITHVNYRLNKIAEFNTSYPDLAREMDDFDETSIQNIRQAVINIRKAKLPDPAETGNAGSFFKNPVATSSQAANLKNHYPTIPLYPMENGTVKVSAAWLIEQSGWKGRNCGKAGTHKRQPLILINLGGATGQDILECATRIQKAVKSHFGIGLEMEVNVV, via the coding sequence ATGGGCATTGTAAATGAAAATGTCAGTTTGCAAACCTGCAATACATTCGGTATTCAGGCGAATGCCCGGTACTTTACTGAACCGTCAGACACCGGTGAGATAACTGAAATTCTGCAATCATCATTAATTAAGAAAAATCCTTTGCTGATCCTGGGTGGTGGCAGCAACATACTCTTTACCCGCGATTTTGAAGGCGTAGTCATGCGCCCTGCTATCAAGGGGATCGAAAAGATAAAAGAAAACGATAAGGACGTAATCATACGTGCAGGTGCAGGTGAGAACTGGGATTCCTTTGTTGCTTATTGTGTACAGAACGAATGGTCCGGAATTGAAAACCTTTCATGGATACCCGGGACTGTCGGGGCCAGCCCGGTTCAGAATATAGGCGCCTATGGCGCGGAAATCATGGATTATATCGACGCCGTAGAGGGATACTATATTCAGAATTCAAAAAAGTTCAGATTATCCGGAGGTGAATGTCATTTTTCATACCGTAACAGTATCTTCAAGAATGAACTGAAAAACAAGGTTGTCATCACTCATGTGAATTACAGGTTGAATAAGATAGCTGAGTTCAATACAAGTTACCCTGACCTGGCAAGGGAAATGGATGATTTTGATGAGACTTCCATTCAGAATATAAGACAGGCTGTAATCAATATCCGGAAAGCCAAACTTCCGGATCCGGCTGAGACGGGTAATGCCGGGAGTTTCTTTAAAAATCCAGTAGCTACGTCCTCGCAGGCCGCAAATTTGAAAAATCATTACCCGACGATTCCTCTCTACCCCATGGAAAATGGCACTGTTAAAGTTTCAGCTGCCTGGCTTATTGAGCAAAGCGGATGGAAAGGCCGGAACTGCGGAAAGGCCGGAACCCATAAACGACAACCGCTCATTCTTATAAACCTGGGTGGAGCTACGGGACAGGACATTCTGGAATGTGCCACCCGTATCCAAAAAGCAGTTAAAAGCCATTTTGGAATTGGGTTGGAGATGGAGGTGAATGTGGTTTAG
- a CDS encoding right-handed parallel beta-helix repeat-containing protein produces MIDLQGNSKIWSLHILKHLITFVPAILFVMAAISCNREELDPDPEAMPSFSTDTVTFDTVFTSIGSATLYFKVYNRSSRPLLISDIELAGGVASFFRLNIDGEPLSRVSNVKIPPDDSLFVFVAVTVDPNNQNNPILVRDSVVFNTNGKLQHIKLLAYGQDVHLIKRKFTASQTWEADKPYLIYDYLAVDTGEILTINAGCKIYFHRNASLVVYGSLKAEGTFENPVVFQNDRPEEFYDIIPGQWGTIYFDPVSHDNTLNHVLIMNPTAGIQIGYPTDYSVPDLTISNSTILNVSFAGIYAFGADITCYNTVFANSAGPLVALLRGGNYRFWHCTFDNNGVPGASRNSPSVVLTNFFNNPELNPSSGEYEYVRYAGDLEEADFMNSIVTGNYPHELQFVFIPEAGFTYHFDHCILKAVEDSISNYPAAKFTSVFINKDPLFVNDTDRYHLDFSLDTLSPAKDSGDVQLLQAWPFLIEDFKGNLRNNDEGPDLGAFERKED; encoded by the coding sequence GTGATTGATCTTCAAGGCAATTCCAAAATCTGGAGTTTACATATTCTGAAACATCTGATTACATTCGTTCCGGCGATACTTTTTGTCATGGCTGCCATTTCCTGCAACCGTGAGGAACTTGATCCGGATCCTGAAGCCATGCCGTCGTTTTCAACCGACACAGTGACATTCGACACCGTTTTTACCTCAATCGGCTCGGCCACTCTTTATTTCAAGGTTTATAACCGCAGCAGCCGGCCTCTCCTGATCAGTGACATTGAGTTAGCCGGAGGTGTCGCCTCATTTTTCAGGTTGAATATCGACGGTGAACCCCTTTCAAGGGTAAGCAATGTGAAAATACCACCTGATGACAGTTTATTTGTTTTTGTGGCAGTCACTGTCGACCCGAATAATCAAAATAATCCTATCCTGGTTCGTGATTCGGTTGTTTTCAATACAAACGGGAAGCTTCAACACATCAAACTGCTGGCATACGGACAGGATGTGCACCTGATAAAGCGTAAATTCACGGCAAGCCAGACCTGGGAAGCCGATAAGCCTTACCTGATTTACGATTACCTGGCGGTGGATACCGGTGAAATCCTTACAATCAATGCCGGCTGTAAAATTTATTTTCACCGGAATGCAAGCCTGGTGGTATATGGCAGCCTCAAAGCCGAAGGGACTTTCGAAAATCCGGTTGTTTTTCAGAATGACAGGCCCGAAGAATTTTATGATATCATTCCCGGTCAATGGGGAACGATCTACTTTGACCCTGTAAGCCACGACAATACGCTTAACCATGTGCTGATCATGAATCCCACTGCGGGCATACAGATCGGCTATCCGACCGATTACAGTGTACCTGACCTGACGATTTCAAACAGCACGATACTGAATGTTTCATTTGCCGGTATTTATGCCTTCGGTGCCGACATTACCTGTTACAATACTGTGTTTGCCAATTCAGCGGGACCTTTGGTAGCCCTTCTCCGGGGCGGAAATTACCGTTTCTGGCATTGCACATTTGATAACAACGGGGTTCCGGGCGCTTCACGCAACTCTCCATCCGTTGTGCTGACCAATTTTTTCAACAATCCTGAACTGAATCCCTCATCGGGCGAATATGAATATGTAAGGTATGCGGGCGACCTTGAAGAAGCCGATTTCATGAACAGCATTGTCACGGGTAATTATCCGCATGAGCTCCAGTTTGTATTTATTCCTGAGGCCGGTTTCACCTATCATTTCGACCACTGTATTTTAAAGGCTGTTGAAGATTCAATTTCAAACTACCCGGCAGCCAAATTCACTTCAGTGTTTATCAACAAAGATCCTCTTTTCGTGAACGACACCGACAGGTATCATCTTGATTTCAGCCTGGACACCCTTTCTCCGGCAAAAGATTCGGGTGATGTGCAGTTGCTGCAGGCATGGCCTTTCCTAATAGAGGATTTTAAGGGGAACCTCAGGAACAACGATGAAGGTCCCGACCTGGGTGCTTTTGAACGAAAAGAAGACTGA